In a genomic window of Maricaulis maris MCS10:
- a CDS encoding DUF4339 domain-containing protein — translation MPRDDGIAMSWFVKVEGRVYGPYTPQQMKAFVGEGRIAAHSHVCPERDGLWQQASDIDAFREWLGESKTSPEPEKRVTPGARPANFVVIAEIQSENGAEFHKALSAYGDLESITGNVWLLRGPTTSAVLRNELSHILGRDDKLLVIDASHDRAAWFNLGRDADQNIRELWSRAH, via the coding sequence ATGCCTCGCGATGATGGAATCGCAATGTCCTGGTTTGTGAAAGTCGAGGGTCGTGTCTACGGCCCCTATACCCCCCAGCAGATGAAAGCCTTCGTTGGCGAGGGACGCATTGCTGCGCATTCCCATGTCTGCCCGGAGCGAGATGGTCTGTGGCAACAAGCCTCGGACATCGACGCCTTCCGTGAATGGCTCGGCGAATCAAAGACTTCTCCGGAACCGGAAAAACGGGTTACGCCCGGCGCCCGACCGGCAAATTTCGTCGTCATCGCCGAGATCCAGTCTGAAAACGGCGCTGAATTCCACAAGGCCCTGTCTGCCTATGGTGATCTTGAGTCGATCACCGGCAATGTCTGGCTGTTGCGCGGCCCCACCACGTCGGCGGTCTTGCGCAATGAGCTCAGTCACATTTTGGGACGCGACGACAAGCTGCTCGTGATCGATGCCTCGCATGATCGCGCCGCCTGGTTCAATCTGGGTCGCGATGCCGACCAGAATATCCGCGAATTGTGGAGCCGCGCCCACTAG